GATGGATGGAAATCCAAGACCAACAGTGCGCTTGTCATATAGGGCTGTCAAGTCAGCCATTGCCAGTGTTTCTCCTGAGCCACGATAGTTTTCGATGAAGTCAAGTAACTCATTAAGAACATATGCTCTGATGACCTgagtttcattattttcatttgtgtCACATCCAACAGTTTCTGCTTTTCTATAGAGCCTTGTAAGGCATGCACGATGATAAACAGCATCAATGGCAACCATGTCACCAGCAGCTAGTTTAGCCAAGAGACTCCTGTCACCAACCACTTGAGcacattcttttacttttctatctAACCCAAGGGTGGCAGCTCTCCTTAGTTCCTTTTTGTTGCCCACTTCACCACAGAAGATACATGATGTGTTGACTGGTGCACAGAATGATGTTGAAGGCATGGATGAAGCTTGTGTGGTTGACTTGGCACCACTGCTGAGGCGTCGTGTTTTTACTGGGCTAATGGACTCTTCGTGCTttttcttgctctctcaactTTTTGATTGTCAGTGGCATTCCTGCAACTTTTGTGCCATACTACAGAATTAGACATCATCAACTGTACTACATtctgagcaccaccaccaccatcacccatgctactaccactaacaccgccaccactataGTCATGCACTACAATGAAATCAGGCAATTCACCTAATTCCTTCAGCTCCTGAATGTTATCTGTAACTTCTTTATAACATGCATATAGTTTTCAGGATTATTTCTCAGCTTTATAGATGATGAGGGTTTAAAGTCTTTTCATTGCTTTTCTCTAACTGACATATAAAGCATAAACTCCAGTCACGAGTGCCCGTGATGCCAGTTGTGCTTTTGGACTTGCTCATGGTGAAAGGAAAGTCTTAAGTACTAATCTGAAACAAAAGATACCGAACATGAGATGGACAAAATGATACATAACACACTTttatgaaaatgagaagaaacatAAAGGCTCACGAGAATATATATGAATAATTGGACCGATAATACTTAAAATTTTACTGATGTTTCATACAGCATTATGCCTATGACTGTCATGGTAGGGAGACAACTATTATTTTTTATGCTCTGAAACTCTTTTTAATGGATTCCTTGACCCCAAAAATGTACACTTTGACACCATTTTTGTCATTATAGCTATAATAGAAGCAAAGATATGGGATCTAGTGTCTTTTCGGCGGCCATTTTTAAAAGGCTTATATTTCATATACAAAATGAGATCTCACTTGTGtctttggatatttttttttctattaccctAAGGAACTTCCATGCACAAGGAAACCTTTGCATCATGACTTGAAGTCAAAAGTGTCTTAACCCACCCACTACTTCGTCTGTGTTTCAACGCTTTcaagagagtatcaagacgctTCTGCAGCCGAAACTCTATGGTGTTGGAACCTTTTCCCTCCTCGTTTCGTAGGATCACCGTGTTGAgatccattttccttctattatgttttctttatggcaagtttcctttgttgtaaaaaaaggttACAGAGAAACGGGTTGATCAGGAGAAATAACAAACGAATATGAACTTATggcaaaatatatacacgaggAGTTTTTGTGAGTTCTTGTTGAAAAGATTGTAAGATTAGTGGCGGACTTGGACGAACTCAGAGTCATGCTTATACGTGACATCAAGGTGAAGGGTGATTAGATTGTGGGAGATTACGTGACTGATAGCAGCGAGATATGTACCCACACTAACCAGCCCACtacacctcccccttcctcctcctcgtcctcctactactattactactactactactattactactactactactgttggtgcGACGCTGATCTGCTGACGTCGTTATCACCAGACATaatactgattgactgattgatagtttattgtttacatgtatttgtatgtgtaaGAAAAAAGtgtattctattgtttttttttaatgaattcTCTTGTCTTTAGCTTTGTTATGTGGAAGTTACCCAACCTGTTTGCTGAAAGGAGTGCACGGCTTGCGACATTTTGGGAGAGGTGGCGAACGCGAATTCCTTTACTGAGACGGAGCATACCTCTACTTAACGACCTTTACTAACACTACctttattaccattactacttctactactactactacttctactgatgTGGGGGATATTTATACTTCTGAATGgatccaccgctgccaccagttttttttttttttttttacagcaaaggagacagttcaagggcacaaaaaaagtaaacattaataaaaaaaaagcccgctactcgctgctcctaaaaagaatccaaagaggtggccgaaagataggtcagtttcgggaggagaggtgttgtgttctttcctcttcttgaaGCACATGAGAAATTTGTCTGTTCAAAAGATCAtggttggtattttaagacacttttgcttctcagatcagctatttctaaaggtcaaagagggggttagtcgggttctaatgagtgtttcttcaggttcacggtgcagaggaagggtcagactaccagcatggtcataaaactactcctggaaatgctcaaaactcctacgaaagccttgtcaaatatgtgtttctttaggttcacggtgcagaggaagggtcaaactaccaccatggtcataaaactactcctggaaatgctcaaaactcccacgaaagccttgtcaaatatatgtttctttaggttcacgttgcagaggaagggtcaaactaccagcatggtcataaaactactcctggaaatgctcaaaactcctacgaaagccttgtcaaatatgtgtttctttaggttcacggtgcagaggaagggtcaaactaccaccatggtcataaaactactcctggaaatgctcaaaactcccacgaaagccttgtcaaatatgtgtttctttaggttcacggtgcagaggaagggtcaaactaccaccatggtcataaaactactcctggaaatgctcaaaactcctacgaaagccttgtcaaatatgtgttcttgggcggccaaatgttttataatacgaccccatCTTTCTCCCTACATTCCGTCCGGGAttgtcaccaccgccaccttccTCGTTTCAGCTGTACCGGAAGCACGGCGCCGACAAAATGATGGGCATGTACGACCTTCTCTCACCTCGCCTGGTTGTGGGTGACCCCGAGCTGCTGAAGGGCGTGCTGGTGAGGGACTTCGACCACTTCGTTGACCGCCGCACCGTCAAATTCACCACAGAACAAGACGAGATCTACAACGAGATCCTGACCATTACCACAGGCGACCACTGGAAGGGGGTCAGGTCCGTTCTGTCGCCCTCCTTCACCTCAGGGCGGCTCAAGAACATGTTCCCGCTGGTTGAGGAGAAAGCCGACGCGTTGGTCTCTTACATACACCGCCAGATCAAAACAGAGCCGTCGGTGAAGATCAAACAGACCTTCGGACTGTACACTCTGGAAGTGATCTCGTCCTGCGCCTTCGGCATGGAGACCAACACGCTCTCTGCCGGCAGCTCGGTCTTCAACGATAAAGTCGAGAAGATGCTGACCAACTCCGTGTGGGCAATGATCAAGTTTATCGGGTTTGTGGTGTTTCCGTCGCTGTACAGAATGCTGAAGATCAACATGTCCTCTCCAGAAACGCCATTCTTCCAGCGGGTGGTGGAGGAGACCATCAGGAAGCGGGAGGAAGGGGCCGCGCGAGGAGACTTCCTGGACATCATGATGGAGGCGCGCCGGGAACAGAAAGACCCCAATGCCAAGGCGCCCAAATACAGTAAGTGGCGGTGTTGTTTGCTCGTGTTCATTTTGGTTTGTACTATGTGGCTGTGGcgtttattttcgtttatttttgtttttcgtttattcatatttttcacgTTAGGAACAGAAAGACCCGAATGTTGTGAGAGCCAAAGTGTTTGAAAATACGGGTGTTATTTGTCACACGCCCAAGTGGTAACATTATGGCCGCTGCTAGTAATGAtactcaaccccccccccttcaGCCCTGGAGAACAAGACGGTGGTGGCCAACTCGCTGCTGTTCATCCTAGCCGGCTacgacaccaccgccaccaccctctCCTTCGTGGTGTTCCACCTGGCCAGGTACAAGACCTACCAGGACCAGGTGAGGCAGGAACTGCTCACCCTCATCAAGGAGCACGGGACGCTCACCTACCAGGGCGTGATGGAGGCGCAGATGCTGGACGCCGTCATCTCAGgtgtgtgagagggaaagggaggatgggggaggttTGTGTGGTGTGCCATTCATCAAGGGTCTGCTCAAGTGCTGGATCATCAACCACTACCCTTCCAAAAGACCTTGAAGCTGCATATTGGCTGATCTTCGGGTACCACGGGAACTTCATACCCGAACACACCATGGAGTAATTATACTGACCCGTTCGATGTGGAAAGCTTTACAAACTCTCTAGTGGGGTGCCTTTTTAGCTGAATGGTAAGTCGGTGGGTTCCCGTCTGGTTGGTCCCGTGTTCAATACCCAGGGTTGGaaacttttatttctctcttttcagacTAGATCAATTTCTCGCGTGTTTCGTGACACTGAGACCTCATATTTAAGGGGGGCGGCTActcctcctgcgcatatggtacgtccaatagctttgaaatcttcgtatgttgtttgttggtgtaaatgtaagatattctgtgaatttcattaaattcgggtgaagtttaggagagactcaagcaaagcgttattttttttgttttgttttgtttcatagaCCTAATTTTTCAGTTAATTTCTTTGAAAAAATATCagagaaactttgtttacctatctacattttccAGCTAGAAATTTatagattttttgttttgtcttcgaaaatATGAAACTACAATTTTTTTGTCacttataattttctccactgtgtgtcctgttttcttttgacattttttgaaattttatagcgggcaaaaattgtcctttagttgtagttttaaatgatacctaacaaaagtcggtcagacgttttaccgattttgtgaaattttttgaagtgtaaaaaactacttttcgagatattggctcctaaagatttttttttccatttctccctgtcttgccatttgtatttatctgattggcatgaaattttcacatattattgtgtgtaccttgttgacttactggagaatgataaggaatctggtccccctttataaaaaagttttaatcaaaggtgagggtgtcagaaggtcaaggtgttcctgcatgaccgtactgggcaattctgtctctcgaacagtgtttgtagctttttttggttgccttgcgcttgtaaaatcatttgtaaggacgtttTTTCGGCTAGAGTGGAGGGAAAATTGCAACGTACCTCACTCGTTTGTGTCGAACGAGGCACTGCAGTGCCGAGCGGCTCgccgcttcctcccttctcccagcgCAGCGGGCCGCGCGGAATATGAGGATCACAAGTGGCAAAATTTACTGAtaaaaaaatattctaatgcaattttacGTATATAAAAGCATTGAATGATACTGCATATGTTGACGCGTGTGTCTGGCTATGACGCAACAGCGCGGGACATTTAAAAATGGTCTCCAgcggggaggggttttaattttacgaaaacaaactctACCACACGGCAGTTTACCCTTTCAAGGGCCTTTTGAGCTAAAAACCTCTACTAATCCGATTTTAAATTTATTCCTAGaaaaataccccgtagccgcCCCCCTTAATGATAGGGAATGTCCCGcattacactggtggcagcggtgggatcctcTCCTGCTAAGGATGTCCTGTGTTGGGAACAGTATGATGGGTGGTCCAGTCTCTCAGAGGAGTTTAATGTAATATGTAAGATGAAGAATTTGAGTAAACACACAAAAATTGGTCCGAATCGAAGGGGAAAACAGCTTAGTGACCCGTCCGATGCAAGAAGCACGGAAACCCCTTAGCTAGTGGGGCGCCTCTTTAGCTGAGTGATAGAGAGATCGCCTCCCGTCtggctggtcgcgggttcaagctCCGGCGTCGGATATTTGCATTTTATTTGatacaacaactgctactacttaTTGGctagataccaccaccaccaccaccaccaccaccaccactactgctattaatgattttccattccttattccttattccttattccttctttcagaGGCTCTTCGCATGACGCCACCTGCCCATGTGACCGAACGTGTGTGTACCAAagattacaggtgagagagagagagagagagagagagagagagagagagagagagagagagagagagagagagagagagagagtgtatgttgCATTTGTTATCTTTCTTCATTTCGTCTTCCGTGTCGTATTTAGtcatttctcttatctcctcctcctcctccccatcctcccaccgttgccagattatcgtactcaaagcctcgtatttaccggtttctgagccatagctattgtcaaaaaacaccaataattaaccattttaatgataactatatgtgaaggcagttattggggtcgaagaggcagtttttgggtcggaaatcggcaaacataaaaagctaagtacgacaatctggcaaaaaagctgagtacgacaatctggcaaaaaagctgagtacgacaatctggcaaaaaagctgagtacgacaatctggcaaaaaagctgagtacgacaatctggcaaaaaagctgagtacgacaatctggcaaaaaagctgagtacgacaatctggcagcgttgcatcctcctcctttatAACCAGCCTCAGCAGCAACCATTGTCTCCATTCTCCATCACTCACGCACTTCTCCCCATTCTTCTTGCTCCTCACACACTCTGTCACTCAACCTAACACATGcatccactcacacacactccttgCCTGTTGCTCCTTGTGACGCGCTGGGCCGCCGCTGGTGTCCAagattgccagattgtcgtactcagccctatgtttgccgatttccgacacaAAACTGCcacctcgaccccaataactgccttcatatatatttatcgttaaaatggttaattattggtgttttttggatatagctatggctcagaaaccggtaaatacgagtaactgagtacgataatctggcccGCCGGTTGTGTCCAAGGCTCCAGCCAGGCGTCACTCGGGGCAGATGGCGCCCTTCCACTCACCCAGTAGAGCTGCTCCTTGAGTTACGACATATACGActtaaggggttattacactgggcaaattttccgtggatcttcagtcaaaccacgatctcCGCTGGCGTGATccttatatttccgtggttttctgacgtgtccacgatcttttattttttatttttacaacaaaggagacagctcaagggcactaaacaaggaaacaataatgataataataaaaagcccgctactcgc
The Eriocheir sinensis breed Jianghai 21 chromosome 60, ASM2467909v1, whole genome shotgun sequence genome window above contains:
- the LOC126985756 gene encoding cytochrome P450 3A11-like, which translates into the protein MVWLEVVAVVVVVVGAVWAYSKHKFRYWEARGVPSAPSPVPLIGHMHYIIDTKKHAWTYMDELYRKHGADKMMGMYDLLSPRLVVGDPELLKGVLVRDFDHFVDRRTVKFTTEQDEIYNEILTITTGDHWKGVRSVLSPSFTSGRLKNMFPLVEEKADALVSYIHRQIKTEPSVKIKQTFGLYTLEVISSCAFGMETNTLSAGSSVFNDKVEKMLTNSVWAMIKFIGFVVFPSLYRMLKINMSSPETPFFQRVVEETIRKREEGAARGDFLDIMMEARREQKDPNAKAPKYTLENKTVVANSLLFILAGYDTTATTLSFVVFHLARYKTYQDQVRQELLTLIKEHGTLTYQGVMEAQMLDAVISEALRMTPPAHVTERVCTKDYRIPDSNVTLKEGTVVTVPIWSLHHDPRYWEQPGSFIPERFLPENKDKIVHGTYMPFGLGPRNCIGMRFALMEVKLALAKLLLSFELSCVPGEGELRCDPAPGLMKPSLDTRLIFTPVA